A window of Candidatus Thorarchaeota archaeon genomic DNA:
CTTCCACGATGTCCTGTATCTCCTCAATGTGAATTGGGTCCTTGCCGCTCTCTCTTATTCTTCGGACCACATCATCAGTCAGTCTTCTGACGGGCGCGGGCGACTCCTTTGCAGACTCAAAGGCCCTGAGGATTGCGTTCTCTATCTTCCTGTCGTCGAACTCCACTACTCTTCCGTCTCGCTTCGTGACCTTCAATCTGCTCTCTCCTCAGTTGTGTTCCTCAGCATGTCGAATGCTCAAGGTGGTGTCTCTTCATGCAATGGTCTTGTCATGTTCCGTTATAAGTCCGCCAGAGTGAAGTGCCTGTCCATGAGTCATCAGTCCGACCACTCTCCAAGCGAGATCAGCATGACTATTCCCACTAGGAAGTTCACGCCGACGAAGAGTAGTCCTACCCGTACCATGTCATACTCCGGTCCCGCAAACGGTGGGCTATAGCCAACGAGTATTGCAACGAAGATGACCGCTAGGATGAAAAGGACAAGCTTGGCACCTCTTGCCATCGCTGAACATCGCCGTAGTACATCAGGCAAAGATGAAGATTAAGTCTTCCACCTGTTGGAAGGGAGACCAACAAGAGACCCACTCGCAGTCTACACAGCTCTCTCAGAGCACAATACGGCGGTCTCACTGTGAAACACGTCAAGCCCGACCAGATGATGCAGTTCTACAGTGAACTCGCTCGATTGAAGGACATGGTGATGCAAGACCTGCTGCACCGTGATGACCGCGACATCCTGTCTCAGCTGGTCATCAACAGAGTCGTGCTGGCATACTTCTCGGCAGCAGAGGGCCTTCTTGGAGACGAGCACCCTGTGAACGCTCTTGCCGACGAGCATAGCCCGCTGTCCCGAATAGACTCCGTTGCAGGTCTGCAGAGTGCTGCATCAACGGTTGAGGTGTCTCGTCGCACACTTCGCGCACTGGCTGAGTCTCTGGACACCTACAGCTGGACGCTGGACGAGAACACGAGCAACCCATCGGCGGTGAGTCCCAGTCTGATTGGTCGTGATCTTGAACGACTGGTCAATAGGACTCATCAGAGGGCGACTGGGTCTTTCTACACTCCCACTTGGATTGCTTCCTATATTGTGCGGTCTGCGATGGATGCTCGTCTGGCCGGAACACTCGACGACTTGGGACACCCACACACGGACCGTTCCTGCACAGACCTGAACATGAGCTCCAAGCTGGAACTAGCCGAGGCAGAGGCGTTGATGGGAGTATTGGCACGTCTCCGAGTCTGTGACATGGCATGCGGTGCTGGGGTCTTTCTTGTGATGGCGGCACGGTATCTTCTCGGTCTTCATCGGGTATGCGCAGAAGCAATGTCCTCTACAGATAGTCCGACTGCACAGGCGAACCCCGGTCATGCGAGGGGACATGAAGCAGTACACCGCGTTCTGTCTTCTCTCTATGGTTGTGACATACGGCCCGACGCATTGGACACCGCTCGGCTCCGACTCCAGCTGGAATACCTGCGGGAGACCCCGAGAGTCGACTCCAAGCTTGAAGACTGCCTGTTGTTTCGCCTGAATTTGGCCTGCGGTGACTCGCTGCTGGGGGACACCGAGGAGGACGAGTCTCCAAGGGAGTCCAAGTCCATAAGATCAGCTCACGCCTCTCCAGGACTCTTCTCATGCAGCGATGAGGAGCAGGGGTTCGACCTCATTGTCGGCAATCCGCCTTACTACCGCCTCTCAAGAGCATCGCCAGACTACATCTCCAGACTACAGCGCCAGTACTCCCATATTCGTCTGGAGTCCAACGTCTACGTCCCGTTCATTGAGCGTGGATATCATCTGCTGCGTGAAGGCGGCGTCCTGAGCTACTTGGTACACAAGAATCTCCTGACCCTCAACTCGTTCTCTTCGTTGCGGAGATGGCTCCTCCATGAGTGCCGCATTGAACGACTGGTCGACCTTGGGGGCGGCGTGTTTCCGGGAGTGACGGCTGAGACCGCAGTCTTTGCACTGGTCAAGCGTCGTCCACACCCTGAGTCGACGGTCCTGCTCTGTTCGCGAGCTGGCGGGTCTGAACGAATAGTACCACATGGCAGTGTGGCTCAGCATCTCTTTGCTGATGAGGTTGCTAACTGGGAGTACCGCTGGCCGGTCTACCTTGACAAGACTGCACTCCTACGGCTGCAGCGAATCCGGTCGAGGTCCCGACCTCTCTCGTCCTACTTGAAGGTGTCAAGGGGGATTGAGACCGGTGACAACTCTCGCCTTGTGTCATGTACACCCGGAGCCAGTGAGACGTGGCGGTCCGTCATCCGTGGAAAGGACATCGCGCGCTACAGAGTCATGGAGAGAGCATTCATCAACTACTGTAGGACTGAACTCAGTGGTCCTCGTAATGCGGACATGTATGCTTGGGAGAAGCTTGTCACTCAGCAGAACAGCAAGTATCCTGTTGTGGCCTATGACAGGGGCGGGCACTTCGTACTGAACTCAGCCACCTTCATGGTATGCCGTGACGACGTGGTAGTAGATCTGAGGACTCTGCTTCTGATTCTGAACTCCCGGTTGCTGCAGTGGGTCTTCAGAACCATGATGACAAATCGCTCTGAGGTCACCGTCAACATCCTGCCGAACAACCTCGGTCTGCTGCCCATCCGACTACCTGAAAGGACCGACTGCTGGCGCGTCCTTGCGGACTATATGACTCTCCTTGCCGGCATGACCGACAACGCAGAGGACCGAGCACTCTTTGAGGCTCTCGACCGCAAGGTTGTGGACCCTCTGGTGGAGGAGCTGTACCTGCGCGATGATCACCAACTGGAGTTTCTCATTGCCTCTCACATCGTTCCGATTGAAGGCATGAGCGAGTCGGCGGCCAGAGCAGTCGTGCGTGAGACGGTGCCCTCACTGCTCTCAGTCATTGAGCAAGCGCCGCCTCATTCATGAGAGATGTCAATCTCGACAACACATCGCTCACGTCTACTCCGTTCTGCGGCGAACGTTACAAGGTGAGTCTCAAGCGTCTCTAGAGGACCAGAGAGGATTAGTGCTGAGTCGTTGAGTGCCACGGCTCGCACAAAGGTGTCAATCAGGTGATAGTCGCCTCCCCCGTGTCCTCCAAGAGGTGGTGAATCAGTGTCATCCGTCCGAAAGACAACTGTGGTGTCAGTGAGAAAGTCATGCACACGGACTTCCGAACCATCTCCTTGTATCTCACCTCTGGTACCAAAGACTCGGTCTTCTCTTGCTCTGGCCCTTGTGAAGGCAGTCATGGTGAATGATGCAGTCTGTCCTCCCTCAAACTCCATGTTCACTACCTGATGGTCGACCACATCGTTGTCACAGCCATACACGCAGCGGCCGTACGGTCCCTCTCTGAGGGCCTTGGCCACACTCTCTTCACTCACTTCATCAGTGATCACGCTCAGCGGCCAGCCATGTGTTCCTCCTCTGAGGAAGACCATGTAGATCTTCTTCGCAGAATAGGGGCACTTCGACTCGTAGTCGCAGTCCAGGCATCTGTCACTTGCTTCGGGAGGTTTCTTCTCAGGACGGAAGTGAGACCGCCCTCCGAACGATGAGACCGCCGCACACCTCTTCCCGACGATGTACCTCATCCAGTCGATGTCATGGCAGGACTTTGCCAATAGCATAAACGAAGACTGGTCTTCCCTTCTCCAGTTACCTCTGACGAAAGAGTGTGCCTGGTGCCAGTAGCCTACAGGTTCGAGCCGTTGCAGACTGACGACCTCCCCAATCATCCCGGAGTCAACGATGCTCTTCAAGACGCGCGTGTACGTGGTATACCTGAGCACATGGCACACCGCGAAGATGATGTGGTTCGAGAGAGCGGCGCGGACGATTCTCTTGCATTCCTCCTCTGTGGGCGCCATTGGCTTCTCCAGTAGGATATGATAGCCTCTCTCGGCAAGGGCTACTGCAGGACCGGTGTGCATTGCATCCTGTGTCGAAATGATGACCGCGTCTGCAAGCCTCTCTCTCTCCGCCAACGCCTGCCAGTCGTCAAACGCCGCATGTTCCGGAATCCCATGTTCTCTGACCATCTTCTCCCTGCGATGAGGGTTGGGCTCCGCAACAGCGACCACCTTCGCTCTGTCGGGATGGAGCAGAGCGTACTTGGCATACGTTGAGCCTCTGTCTCCGGCCCCAACCACTGCCATTGTGACGGGTCTCAGACTTCCGCCTCCTGTGTGCATATACGACGCTTCATGGACAGTTCACATCTGCATTAAGAGATGGTTTGCTGAGTCCGACCGCTCGGTCTTAGAATCACACCACTAAATGTCCCACTCTGGAAAGCAGCTGCATGGCCTATCACTGCTCGACTCCCGCATCTCGGAGGACATCGTCTACCATGAAGCTCCTGTCGGTGCGCCACATCCTCTGTTCCTCGTCGAGTGTTTCTGGCCATATGTTGTACAGGAAGGCGTGTGTATAGTCAACAAGACATATCGAGGTTTCTGTGAGGTTTGAAAAGAGACTCGTGAGCAGTGGAGAGAGGTGAGTGGGTTGGAGACGAAGGAACCAGAACAGCTCTTCCCCTGAGATACGCATCGTGGACTCAAATGGTATTGGATTAGTCCTCATCCTGTTCCTGACCCGTTGCAAGTACTCCGCGTTGCCACGTCCGAACACTATGATGTTGCTGTAGATGTCAAAGGCAGCGGGGTCAAAGACCACACGATAGCCCTCAATGCACTGCTCGTTTATGGATTGAAGTCGTCTGCTAAACGTCTGCGGTGTGATTCTGATGCCTCTCTTGGCCAGAGCATCTATTATCTCCCTGTTTTTCCTTCTGGCGCCGTTCATGAGTTCGTAGATGACTTCGAGGTCGTTCTTAGTGAGCCACGTCAGAGCCTGTCCGGGCTTCTCATGACGAACCATGGGTCTGGGTGAGTCTTCAGCCGCGGAAGCAAACCATGCGTCCCAGTCGAACTTCCACGTCAAGGTCTTGGGGTCCCATCCCTTGATCTTGAGAGTCGAATAGATTGTTGGTTCCTGGTCGGTCGTGAGAAACCTCGTACTGTCTACGAGTCCTTGCTTCTTGAGGCGTCTGACAAGCTCCTTGACCTGGCCTGATGTACCGAGCGGCGGATTGAACTGTAGCAGGACGCCATTCACTGAACCATAGCACCGACATCTATACACGGTATATGGATGTGCCTTGGCCACTCTCTCTATCGCCTGTGTGCTCGCGGCGTCAGGGGTCTCAAGGAGAACATCGACGGTCTCGAGTCCCAGATTGTAGTAGTTGAGGAGGGGAGTCACGGAGAAGTAGGCTCTCCCGTTCTCCAGTCCCTGCAGCTCCTTGATTCTCTTCACTGCCGTAGGTTTGGATACCTCTGCGGCCTTGGCAATCTGGTCAATAGTACCAAAAGGATTCTCTTGTACGGCAATCAGAAGAGATAGGTACTGTCCCGTCAGACCGAGCAGACGACCACCCCCAGTTGTTAAAGCCCCCGGAGAGTCTACTGCACATACCATGTGAGGACGTCAACACGCGGAGGGGCAGGTCTCCCCTCAGTCGGTGGGTCGAAATTCAGTTGGTCGTAGTCCCAGCGAGAGTATCCACGGTCGATGACTTCAGCATAGACGTAGAACCAGTACCAGCCCTTCTCATTCGCACCATCGAACCATCCGAGGTCAATAGTGATCTTCGAGTATGAGCCGATCACCTTGATTATGTAGAGGTGAGTTTCTCCTGATGGCTTCTCCAAGAAACAGTAGAGGTATGAAGTGGTGAAGACGACACTGCTTGACACGCTTACACTGAACCTAGACAACACATCATCGGACATTCCGTCTCTATCGAGGTCCAAGTAGTTTGCATTGAGAACGACCACATCCACCGGTGGCTGAGTCGGTAGGGCTGCCGCGCTGCTTGGCAGTAGCGCAACGAGTGTGACTGTGGCCATTAGGATTACCAGAGCTCTGCGAACGCTTCTCGTATTGACCACCCTTGAAGCAGAATCCACCACATACATATATCCATTGGCCTTCTCAGTATGAGTGGGACTGTTGACAGGAGGTTTAAATACCCTGATTAACTTTTCTCCCCACCGTATTCGGGTGGCATAGTCGCATTGCGGTCTGAAAGTCAGCAGGATGAGCACCAGCACCTTCACTCGGTTGACACTGAAGCTGCGTCGGGCTGTATCACGTCCAGAGCGGAGTCGCTTCGCATCCTTCGTGAGGAAACGCAGTCCCCGCGCCTGATGATGGTGCAGTCCATAGACTTCGCGAAGGAGTACTATCGCGATAATAGGCTGCTAAGAGTCGCAGTGAGAGTGGTTGACGCTCAAGGCAGGAGCGTGGAGCGTGGACAGATCCGTCTGAGCGTATTGAGTCCTTCCGGAGAGAGGACTCACATGACCTCTTCGACAGGCAAAGATGGCGTGGCTTTGTTCAGCATCTGCCACGCAGCGAGTGGACGATGGGCCGTCAACGTACTAGATGTGACTCATCCTTCATTCGAGTTTCCTGATCTTGTACATCCTGAACGCTGCGGCTCAACCAGCGTATAGAGCGAGAGCTGACTCAACGGACCAGATATAAGGAGTGAACTCAGTTCCGTGCACACTTCAGGTCGTGATGTTCTTTGTGTGAACTTCTTGGGATGAGCTTCAGTTCACCAATCGGCACAAGGATCTCGCTGGACATCTTTCAGGCGCGCGGTCAGACGAACCCTGACGGTTGGGGCATCGGTTACTACATAGACGGGCTGCTTCAGGTCATCAAGGAACCCCGTCCGGCAGTGCGAAGTATGCTCTACGAATTTGCAGAGCACACAATTGAGACCAAGACGCTCATCAGTCATGTGCGTCGCTCGACATGCGGTGTGCGGAGTTACACCAACACGCATCCCTTCTACAGAAGCGTGTATGTTGGAGGTCGATTGAGCGAGTTCGCCTTTGCTCACAATGGGACAGTCAAGGATGTGGACCGGTTCCCTCCAGAGTGCTTCAGTCCTCTCGGGACGACAGACTCTGAGACCATCTTCTGCTACATCCTCGAGCGCCTCGTGAAGAGAGGTGTCGTCCAGTGGACCACTCATGACTTTGAGTTCCTCCGAGACCTGCTCACGGACATCAATGACCAAGAGAATGAGGTCAACTGCATCCTGACGAATGGTGAGTTGCTCTTCTGCTACTCCGATGAGAACAGGCATAACGGGGGTCTCAGGTTGCTGAGGCGTACTCCCCCGTTCCAAGCCCTTGACCTCGTTGAGGGCGAGGATGTGCTTGGGACGGTCGAGATGTCAACACAGAACATTGCCGGTCCTCCTGCTGAGGCCGCCATGGGCTACATTGTCGTGACGCGTGCTCTGACAGGCGGGGAGTGGGACGAGTTTCGCCCTGGTGAGCTGGTGGTGTTCAGAGAAGGCCACATCGTGTTTCCGGATGACCGGCTTGATTAAAGACCAGCAGGCACATGAACCGTATCCGGTGGTGTGTCTCGGGACCACACACCTCATAAATGACCATGGACGGGCGCCCATCTACTGAAAGCCCATTGTGAGTCATTCATCTCGGCTGGCCACAACGACTAGATCCCTAGACCTCTGTGGCTCGAAGACACTCCCCTCGTAGTCTGCAGTCCAAGAGATCCTCTTGAAGCCCGTCTGTCGAAGCAATCGCTCAAGAATCCCTCTATCAAGGTTGAGCACATGCTGACACCGCACCTCGGACGCCCAACAATCACCAGTCTTCCTCATGGCTGAGAACACAAGCGTGGACAGACCGCGACTCCCGGAGTGGTCAAAGAAACGAGCGAACACTACCTCCTCCCCCGTTGGTGTCACACCTCGCTTCAGAGGGAAACTGTCGAACTTGGAGAACCTTATCTCTTCAAAATTGAGCACTTGGAAGAGGAGGGTGCCGCCGGGAGCGAGCGACTTCTCAATGGCTACGAGGACTTCAGTGAGAGTGTATTGGTCAGGGAGCAGAGCCAGCGAGTTGCCAAGGCACAGTACAAGATTGAACTTGCCTAGCCGCAGTGAGTGCAGGTCCTCCATCCTCGACTCGATGAGCCTCACTGAGACCCCCTCTCGACGCACCAGCTCCGCAGCCGCAGAGAGCATCACATGGCTGCTGTCCAGCCCGACCACCTCAAATCCCCGGCTAGCCAGCGCGACGGAGTGGCGACCGCTACCACACGCCAAGTCTAGGACTCGCGCTCCTCGGCCCTTTGGCAGGTGTCTGAGCACGAATGGAATCTCCCTCTTGAGTCTCGCATCCCAGTCTATGGAGTTATCGTATGCGAGCGCGATTGCATCAAAGGCATCCCGGCTCTGAATACTAGTCCCTCCATCACTCGACCAGGGTCTCTGAGGGGGTGAAGAGCACTCTTCCCTCCATGCCACCTGCTACTGTGATGGCTTGGCCGCTGACGTGTCCAGCCAGCTTGTCAGATGCCAAGTACACTACTGCGGCAGCAATGTCTGCGGGTGTAGCCGTCTTGCGTAGCGGTATTGTCTGGAGTATTCTCGTCACCAGACCTTTCTCTCTGAGGACATCCGATGCCATAGGTGTCGCGGTCCACCCGGGGTTTACAATGTTGACCCGGCCATGGCGTGCCAGGTGTACTATCTCATTCTTGAGGCTCATCATGAGACCGTGCAAGGCCGCCTTCGAGGTTGCATAGTCTGAGAACCATGCCTCTCCAAACACGCCCGCAGTTGACCCTATCATCACAAGACTTGCATTCTCGGCCGGATGGTCCCTCAGGTTGGCGAGGAAGTACTTCGCGCAGAGGAATACCCCGGTGAGGTTGACCGACATGGTCCTCTGCCACTGGGCCAGTGTCATCTCGTGGACACCGACCGGCTGAGGATTAGCTATCCCTGCATTCGCCACCAAGATGTCAATCCTCCCCAGTCTTGCCACCGCCTGGTCGAATAGGTGTTTGACACTCTCCTCACTTGTCACATCCACCGAGTGTGGGTTGATTGAGTCGCGCCACTCTCTTGCAATCTCCGTCAAGCTCCCTGCAGATGTGTGGTAGGCCGCAGTCACACGTGCTCCCTCTCGGAGGAGATGAAGCACTGTCTCAAGACCTATCCCTCCTGCAGCACCAGTGACAATGGCATGTTGTCCGCTCAGTCCAGTGTCCATTCCAAGATCTCCGTCAGGCTGCTGGTCTGCGGTCGAAGTGTGTCCAGATTATCTTGTGGTACTGATCAACCAACACATTTGGCCAGCTGCCAAATGACCGGAGGAATATGTCCGCAATAAGGGTCGTGGTGGGGTCAATCTTGAGTCTCTTCAGCTGTGCACACTCGAACAGAGCGGAGATGTCCACCCTACGGACCGAGTTGTGTTCAATGGACAGTTCCTCAAGGTTAGTGCACTCCGCCAGTGGTGACAGGTCTAACG
This region includes:
- a CDS encoding SDR family oxidoreductase, giving the protein MDTGLSGQHAIVTGAAGGIGLETVLHLLREGARVTAAYHTSAGSLTEIAREWRDSINPHSVDVTSEESVKHLFDQAVARLGRIDILVANAGIANPQPVGVHEMTLAQWQRTMSVNLTGVFLCAKYFLANLRDHPAENASLVMIGSTAGVFGEAWFSDYATSKAALHGLMMSLKNEIVHLARHGRVNIVNPGWTATPMASDVLREKGLVTRILQTIPLRKTATPADIAAAVVYLASDKLAGHVSGQAITVAGGMEGRVLFTPSETLVE
- a CDS encoding class II glutamine amidotransferase, translating into MSFSSPIGTRISLDIFQARGQTNPDGWGIGYYIDGLLQVIKEPRPAVRSMLYEFAEHTIETKTLISHVRRSTCGVRSYTNTHPFYRSVYVGGRLSEFAFAHNGTVKDVDRFPPECFSPLGTTDSETIFCYILERLVKRGVVQWTTHDFEFLRDLLTDINDQENEVNCILTNGELLFCYSDENRHNGGLRLLRRTPPFQALDLVEGEDVLGTVEMSTQNIAGPPAEAAMGYIVVTRALTGGEWDEFRPGELVVFREGHIVFPDDRLD
- a CDS encoding N-6 DNA methylase, translated to MKHVKPDQMMQFYSELARLKDMVMQDLLHRDDRDILSQLVINRVVLAYFSAAEGLLGDEHPVNALADEHSPLSRIDSVAGLQSAASTVEVSRRTLRALAESLDTYSWTLDENTSNPSAVSPSLIGRDLERLVNRTHQRATGSFYTPTWIASYIVRSAMDARLAGTLDDLGHPHTDRSCTDLNMSSKLELAEAEALMGVLARLRVCDMACGAGVFLVMAARYLLGLHRVCAEAMSSTDSPTAQANPGHARGHEAVHRVLSSLYGCDIRPDALDTARLRLQLEYLRETPRVDSKLEDCLLFRLNLACGDSLLGDTEEDESPRESKSIRSAHASPGLFSCSDEEQGFDLIVGNPPYYRLSRASPDYISRLQRQYSHIRLESNVYVPFIERGYHLLREGGVLSYLVHKNLLTLNSFSSLRRWLLHECRIERLVDLGGGVFPGVTAETAVFALVKRRPHPESTVLLCSRAGGSERIVPHGSVAQHLFADEVANWEYRWPVYLDKTALLRLQRIRSRSRPLSSYLKVSRGIETGDNSRLVSCTPGASETWRSVIRGKDIARYRVMERAFINYCRTELSGPRNADMYAWEKLVTQQNSKYPVVAYDRGGHFVLNSATFMVCRDDVVVDLRTLLLILNSRLLQWVFRTMMTNRSEVTVNILPNNLGLLPIRLPERTDCWRVLADYMTLLAGMTDNAEDRALFEALDRKVVDPLVEELYLRDDHQLEFLIASHIVPIEGMSESAARAVVRETVPSLLSVIEQAPPHS
- a CDS encoding class I SAM-dependent methyltransferase, which codes for MAWREECSSPPQRPWSSDGGTSIQSRDAFDAIALAYDNSIDWDARLKREIPFVLRHLPKGRGARVLDLACGSGRHSVALASRGFEVVGLDSSHVMLSAAAELVRREGVSVRLIESRMEDLHSLRLGKFNLVLCLGNSLALLPDQYTLTEVLVAIEKSLAPGGTLLFQVLNFEEIRFSKFDSFPLKRGVTPTGEEVVFARFFDHSGSRGLSTLVFSAMRKTGDCWASEVRCQHVLNLDRGILERLLRQTGFKRISWTADYEGSVFEPQRSRDLVVVASRDE
- a CDS encoding leucine-rich repeat domain-containing protein, with protein sequence MDEIILRYITTAGLEKTERVNTDETRIGLDLREIASVDLLPLIWCSQLESLSLSFNKLTEIDLTPLAKCSNLRVLLLDHNQLTTLDLSPLAECTNLEELSIEHNSVRRVDISALFECAQLKRLKIDPTTTLIADIFLRSFGSWPNVLVDQYHKIIWTHFDRRPAA
- a CDS encoding Gfo/Idh/MocA family oxidoreductase; protein product: MHTGGGSLRPVTMAVVGAGDRGSTYAKYALLHPDRAKVVAVAEPNPHRREKMVREHGIPEHAAFDDWQALAERERLADAVIISTQDAMHTGPAVALAERGYHILLEKPMAPTEEECKRIVRAALSNHIIFAVCHVLRYTTYTRVLKSIVDSGMIGEVVSLQRLEPVGYWHQAHSFVRGNWRREDQSSFMLLAKSCHDIDWMRYIVGKRCAAVSSFGGRSHFRPEKKPPEASDRCLDCDYESKCPYSAKKIYMVFLRGGTHGWPLSVITDEVSEESVAKALREGPYGRCVYGCDNDVVDHQVVNMEFEGGQTASFTMTAFTRARAREDRVFGTRGEIQGDGSEVRVHDFLTDTTVVFRTDDTDSPPLGGHGGGDYHLIDTFVRAVALNDSALILSGPLETLETHLVTFAAERSRRERCVVEIDISHE
- a CDS encoding Lrp/AsnC family transcriptional regulator gives rise to the protein MVCAVDSPGALTTGGGRLLGLTGQYLSLLIAVQENPFGTIDQIAKAAEVSKPTAVKRIKELQGLENGRAYFSVTPLLNYYNLGLETVDVLLETPDAASTQAIERVAKAHPYTVYRCRCYGSVNGVLLQFNPPLGTSGQVKELVRRLKKQGLVDSTRFLTTDQEPTIYSTLKIKGWDPKTLTWKFDWDAWFASAAEDSPRPMVRHEKPGQALTWLTKNDLEVIYELMNGARRKNREIIDALAKRGIRITPQTFSRRLQSINEQCIEGYRVVFDPAAFDIYSNIIVFGRGNAEYLQRVRNRMRTNPIPFESTMRISGEELFWFLRLQPTHLSPLLTSLFSNLTETSICLVDYTHAFLYNIWPETLDEEQRMWRTDRSFMVDDVLRDAGVEQ